Below is a window of Planococcus rifietoensis DNA.
ATGAAGACATCCGTTGCACTGCTTTGGATTACGGGCCTTGCGGAGGCATTTCTGGCCATTCCGTTCATCGGAGGCGGATTTGTCATTTCTGCAGGCTATGCACCGCTCGGCATCATGTTCGTGCTGCATGCCATTACGTTGTTCTTTTGCTTTAAAGAATATTCGCCGAAGTTCGGCTCGATTCTGGGGATCATTACAAGTGCACTCGCTTGGATTCCAGTGATTGGCTGGGCGCTGCACTTATTGACAGCAATCGTGCTATTGCTCTCCGCAGCCATGTCCGGGCGTTCAGCTAGAGTTTAACAGGAAAAGCACCGAGAAATCGGTGTTTTTTTTTGTGAGTGGAGCGTTCATTTAAGGTGCATAATAAAAAATCCCCTGCATACTTTTATGCAGGGGATTTTTTAATGCGGTGCAATGAGGATCTGGATCGTGAACAGCACAGCAAAAATATAAAGGATCGGGTGGACTGCTTTCCATTTGCCTTTGAAGATTTTCATCAGCGGGTAAGAAATGAATCCGAGTGCGATGCCGGTTGCGATGCTTGATGTGAGCGGCATGGCGAGAACGATCAGAAACGCCGGGAACGCTTCATCGAATTGATCCCAGTCGATATGCTTGACCGCACCGATCATTAAGCTGCCGACGATGATGAGCGCGGGAGCGGTGATGGCGGCGACGCCGGAAAGAGAGCCGACGAGCGGCCCGAAAAAGGCAGCAGCGATGAACAGGAGCGCGACGGTCAAAGTCGTGAGCCCTGTGCGTCCGCCTGCAGCAACACCAGCAGAAGATTCGACATAAGCGCTGGTCGGGCTTGTGCCGACCATGGCGCCTGCACTGGCGGCGACAGAATCAGCGAGGAGCGCCTGGCGCACGCGCGGCATTTTATTGTCTTTCATGAGCCCTGCTTGTTTTGCGACACCGATCATCGTTCCGGTCGTGTCGAACAGCGTGACGAGCAGGAACGAGAACACGACACCGTAGAGCCCGAATTCGGCGACCAGCAGGAACGCTTCGATAGGATTCCAAACGATGATGCCTTCCGGAAGCGACGGCAACTTCATAAAGCCTTCTGCAAATGTTAGTTGGCCGGTGAAGAAGGCAATGATGCCCGTTGCGATCATGCCGAAGAAAATCCCGCCATGAATGTTCAAGGACATGAAGATAAGCGTGATGGTGAGCCCTGCGAGCGTCAAAGCGACAGGCGGCGAAGTCAGGTCACCAAGCCCCACGAGATTCGCCTCATTGGCGACGATCAATCCGCTGAGGCGCATGCCGATAAAAGCGATGAACAAGCCGATGCCTGCCGTGATGGCATGTTTCAAGTTTTCCGGAATGGCTTCAATCAAGATTTTGCGCATTGAGGTTAGTGACAGTGCGACAAACAGCAATCCCGAAACGAAGACTGCGGCAAAAGCAGTCGTATAATCAATGGCGCCGTCAGAAGCGAGCACCATGGAAGTGAAATATGCGTTAAGCCCCATGCCCGGCGCGATGGCGATCGGGTAATTGGCGAGAAGTGCCATCCAAAGTGTACCGATAACTGCGGCAATGATGGTGGCAAGAAAAACCTGGTCGAACGGAACGCCGGCAGCACCTAGAATCACCGGGTTGACGATGACGATATATGCCATCGTCAAAAATGTCGTCATACCGGCAGTGATCTCGGTTCTGACGTCAGTTCCGTGTTCTTTTAACTGAAACATGGAATATCCTCCTTATAAACACGAACATTTTGAACAACACGTTTAATAATATTCGTTTTTAATATCGGATGCAAGAGCTTTTCTCAATCTGGTGGCGAATAGTCGAAATTCCTTTCGATAATTTCAAAGTGTTAAAGAAGTCTATTAACCAACTATGAATTAAAAAGGAATTATCTTTTCTTCATTCAAAAATCAAAGACTTATCTGAGTATCCGGAGAAGCGTTCGCTCGACTCCTGCGGGAAAAGCGGGTTTGAGAGACCCCGCAGGAACGAAGTGACGAGGAGGCTCGATTCCCGCCCGCGGAAAGCGAGCGATAAGCTTCGGGAAATACGGCCTCTTAACTTTTTCAACAAGCTGGAATAGTCGAAATTCCTGTCGACAATTTGTACAATGAAAAAGAACAGGAGGAGAATTTTTATGAATCTGACGATTGAATCAACAAAAACCTTACATAATGGAGTGGAAATGCCGCGTTTCGGTCTTGGCGTCTATAAGATGACCGATAAAGAAGCGGCGGTCGAAGCGATGGTAAAAGCAATCCAAACAGGCTATAAAGCGATCGATACCGCTACGGTGTACGACAATGAAGCAGAGGTCGGGGAAGCGGTCCGTGCAGGCGGCGTGAAGCGTGAAGAGCTGTTCATCACATCGAAAGTGTGGAATACCGACCAGGGCTACGACCAGACCTTGCATGCATTTGAAGCTTCATTGAAACGGCTGGATATGGACTATCTGGATCTGTATTTGACGCATTGGGCAATTCCCGATACATTCGAGGAAACCTACCGTGCAATCGAGCGGCTCTATGATGAAAAATTGATCCGTGCTGCCGGCGTTTCCAACCATCAGCAGCATCATCTGGAGAAGATTTTGGCCAAGGACAACACGAAACCGATGGTCAACCAGATCGAGTTGCATCCGCAATTGACGCAGGAGTCATTGCGCGAATTTTGTGCGGCACAAGACATTGCGGTCACTTCCTGGTCGCCACTTGCGAGAGGGCGTCTGCTCGAAGATCCGGTGCTGTCGGAAATCGGCGAAAAGCACGGGAAATCCATCGCGCAGACGATCATTCGCTGGCATCTCCAGAATGACTTGATCGTTATCCCGAAATCGGTGACGCCGTCGCGCATCGTTGAAAATGCCGATGTTTTTGATTTTGAATTAAGTGAAGAAGAAATCAAACAGATTTCAGCGCTTAATCAGGATTGGCGCAGCGGAACCCATCCGGACGAAATCAAAGTTTAATAAAAAAGGCCAGCGAATGGGTTCGCTGGCCTTTTGGTTATTGTTTTGCTTCGATATCGATTTGCTGTCCAGTGAACGGGTGTTTAAACGCGATTCGGAAAGCATGCAGGAAGTATTCGCCGTCTTCAGTCGGCGGCCCTCCGTACAATTCATCGCCGATGATCGGGTGCTTGACGTGGGACAGATGGGCGCGGATTTGATGCGTGCGCCCAGTCTCCAAAGTTAAGTGAAGCAGCGAGCGGCCATCTGCGCGGTTGATGACTTGGTAATGGGTGACGGCGCTTTGCCCGTTCGGTGATACGCGGCGGCGCGTAGCGTGATGGCGGTCGCGGCCAAGCGGGAAGTCGAGCGTCCCGGATTGCCCGCGGACGAGGCCTTTAACGAGTGCTTCGTATTCACGCTGCACAAGCTTTTGTTCAACCATCCGGTCCATGACGTTTTTGGCGATCGGGTGTTTAGCCAATAGCAACACGCCGGAAGTACCTTGGTCCAGCCGGTGGATATGTTCGATATACGAACCGCCGGATTGCTGGACGTAAGCGATCAAGCCGTTGATGAATGTATCATCCTGGTGGTTATCGTTCGGGTGGGTTGCGAGCCCTTTCGGTTTATTGGCGATGATGAAGTGCTCGTCTTCAAATAAAATCTCAGGTTCGATCGACGGGTTCGAGCGGTATGGCGATTCTGCTTGGGGGATAGTAACAGTCAATTGCGTCCCTTTGTCGAGCGGTTCCTGCCAGCGTGGTTCTGTGCCATCGGCTAGGCGGACGCCTTTTGCCATGCGCAGTTCGTGCACGGTCTTTTTTCCGAGTCCCCATTCGTTTTTCAATAAGTCCGTAACGGTCATGCCTTGTTCCGGGATTTGGTAAGTCCAATTCATCATACAGTCCTCCATAAAAACGGGATCATGCGCGCGGCACATGATCCCGTTTCAGTTTATTTTTTCACGACTTCCTGGAAAAATTGTTCGATATTCTCTTTCGGCTGTGCGCCTGTCCAGCGGGCAACTTCCTGACCGTCTTCGTAATGGACCAGTGTCGGTGTCGCTTCGAGTGCATAATCAGACCAGCCTTGCTCAAATTCGAGCAGGTTGTATTGAAGCACATCGACTTCCATATCATCTGCGACAGGCATCAAGATCGGTGTAGTCTGTTGGCAGAATTGGCAAGTCGGGCTAAAGAAATAAACAGTCGTCGGCTCTCCGCTTTGGATCTGTTCATTTACGTCTTCCGGCAATGCGATGTTCTGGTAGTTTTCATCATCGAGCTGATCGATGGTGGCCGGATTCAGATCATCCGTGCCGTATGGGTTGTCCGCCAGTTTCTCGTCTTGCGATTGATTGGTCAAGAAGACGATCAACGCAAAGATGGCAAGCACGACGCCGGCGATAATCAGCAATTTTTTCATCTTATTGTTCCTCCTTCAATGATTTCCACAGATAAACACTCGTTCCGGCAATCAAAGCGAATGCGATGAGTGCGAGAAACGGGATGGTGATGAATCCGAGGTAATTGATATATTCCCCTGTGCATGGGACTTGCCCGCATGACGGTGCGGAATCCGACAAGAACCTGAGTTTTTGGATGCCGTAATGATACAGCGAAACCGAGCCGCCAATGACAGACAGCACGAGTGAAGTCATGGCGATGCGCGGATTTTTCTGCACATAGGCAACACCTAGCACAAAGACGAGGGGATACATGAAGATGCGCTGCACCCAGCACAGCTCACACGGAATGTACCCGCGCACTTGGGAAAAATACAGCGAGCCAAGTGTCGCAACTAGGGACACCGCCCACATGAACAGCAAACTGTTTTCTTGACGCTTCGTCATCTTTTGACCCTCTTTTCCGGAATGCTTT
It encodes the following:
- a CDS encoding RluA family pseudouridine synthase → MNWTYQIPEQGMTVTDLLKNEWGLGKKTVHELRMAKGVRLADGTEPRWQEPLDKGTQLTVTIPQAESPYRSNPSIEPEILFEDEHFIIANKPKGLATHPNDNHQDDTFINGLIAYVQQSGGSYIEHIHRLDQGTSGVLLLAKHPIAKNVMDRMVEQKLVQREYEALVKGLVRGQSGTLDFPLGRDRHHATRRRVSPNGQSAVTHYQVINRADGRSLLHLTLETGRTHQIRAHLSHVKHPIIGDELYGGPPTEDGEYFLHAFRIAFKHPFTGQQIDIEAKQ
- a CDS encoding NCS2 family permease, which gives rise to MFQLKEHGTDVRTEITAGMTTFLTMAYIVIVNPVILGAAGVPFDQVFLATIIAAVIGTLWMALLANYPIAIAPGMGLNAYFTSMVLASDGAIDYTTAFAAVFVSGLLFVALSLTSMRKILIEAIPENLKHAITAGIGLFIAFIGMRLSGLIVANEANLVGLGDLTSPPVALTLAGLTITLIFMSLNIHGGIFFGMIATGIIAFFTGQLTFAEGFMKLPSLPEGIIVWNPIEAFLLVAEFGLYGVVFSFLLVTLFDTTGTMIGVAKQAGLMKDNKMPRVRQALLADSVAASAGAMVGTSPTSAYVESSAGVAAGGRTGLTTLTVALLFIAAAFFGPLVGSLSGVAAITAPALIIVGSLMIGAVKHIDWDQFDEAFPAFLIVLAMPLTSSIATGIALGFISYPLMKIFKGKWKAVHPILYIFAVLFTIQILIAPH
- a CDS encoding aldo/keto reductase, with the translated sequence MNLTIESTKTLHNGVEMPRFGLGVYKMTDKEAAVEAMVKAIQTGYKAIDTATVYDNEAEVGEAVRAGGVKREELFITSKVWNTDQGYDQTLHAFEASLKRLDMDYLDLYLTHWAIPDTFEETYRAIERLYDEKLIRAAGVSNHQQHHLEKILAKDNTKPMVNQIELHPQLTQESLREFCAAQDIAVTSWSPLARGRLLEDPVLSEIGEKHGKSIAQTIIRWHLQNDLIVIPKSVTPSRIVENADVFDFELSEEEIKQISALNQDWRSGTHPDEIKV
- a CDS encoding disulfide oxidoreductase, translated to MTKRQENSLLFMWAVSLVATLGSLYFSQVRGYIPCELCWVQRIFMYPLVFVLGVAYVQKNPRIAMTSLVLSVIGGSVSLYHYGIQKLRFLSDSAPSCGQVPCTGEYINYLGFITIPFLALIAFALIAGTSVYLWKSLKEEQ
- a CDS encoding thioredoxin family protein, with protein sequence MKKLLIIAGVVLAIFALIVFLTNQSQDEKLADNPYGTDDLNPATIDQLDDENYQNIALPEDVNEQIQSGEPTTVYFFSPTCQFCQQTTPILMPVADDMEVDVLQYNLLEFEQGWSDYALEATPTLVHYEDGQEVARWTGAQPKENIEQFFQEVVKK